From one Geoalkalibacter halelectricus genomic stretch:
- a CDS encoding HDOD domain-containing protein — translation MATRVDRQAILETIQKAPMLSPSASRLLQITAARDHEMAEVIAVVRTDAHLTARVLKTVNSAAFGLLYEITSIDRAVNYLGERMVVGIAIGDCAAQLFQKPLDGYESEKGSLWRHDLLTAIAAREVAGKCKTPLNPDLAFTAGLLHDIGKALISDFLKGTAPDLLRELEEQLLNDYLEGERAALGIDHPEAGAELAAAWRLPHSLQAAILHHHAPQQAPAEQRALVYAVHLGDIIAMMAGCGTGTDSLRYRLDPKYSDYFALSQDELFGIILEADAEFQKITHSMAEAKEKPV, via the coding sequence ATGGCAACCAGGGTCGACCGTCAAGCTATTCTCGAGACCATCCAAAAGGCGCCCATGCTCTCGCCCAGCGCCTCGCGCCTGTTGCAGATCACCGCCGCGCGCGACCATGAAATGGCCGAAGTGATCGCCGTGGTGCGCACCGACGCGCACCTGACCGCACGGGTCTTGAAAACCGTCAACTCCGCCGCCTTCGGGCTGCTCTACGAGATCACCTCCATCGATCGCGCGGTGAACTATCTGGGCGAGCGCATGGTGGTGGGCATCGCCATCGGCGACTGCGCCGCGCAGCTGTTCCAGAAACCCCTGGACGGCTACGAAAGCGAAAAGGGCAGCCTGTGGCGTCATGATCTGCTCACCGCCATCGCCGCGCGCGAGGTGGCGGGCAAATGCAAAACGCCCCTCAACCCCGACCTGGCCTTTACCGCCGGCCTGCTGCACGACATCGGCAAGGCCCTGATCTCGGATTTTCTCAAGGGCACCGCCCCGGATCTGCTGCGCGAACTCGAGGAACAACTTCTCAATGACTACCTTGAGGGCGAGCGCGCCGCCCTGGGCATCGATCACCCCGAGGCGGGCGCGGAGCTGGCGGCGGCCTGGCGACTGCCGCACTCCCTGCAGGCCGCGATTCTCCACCACCATGCGCCTCAGCAGGCACCGGCCGAGCAGCGCGCGCTGGTCTACGCCGTGCATCTCGGCGACATCATCGCCATGATGGCCGGCTGCGGCACCGGCACCGACAGTCTGCGCTACCGCCTTGACCCAAAATATTCCGATTATTTCGCCCTCAGCCAGGATGAGCTGTTCGGGATCATTCTCGAAGCGGATGCGGAATTTCAGAAAATCACCCATTCAATGGCCGAAGCCAAGGAGAAACCGGTGTGA
- a CDS encoding chemotaxis protein CheA, whose product MVSDDQIEIIQEFVQESRDMIDQLEPTIIELGQSVHDVQCWETLGCTDTQCSRHGHPSDFPCWLEMGHIAEGSGRCIYTESKQDCLNCRVFQSINGDGKTMNAIFRLFHSMKGSAGFLEFDDITRVAHTAENLLDLIRNGGIRMQPAHVNLLCASCDFAKAALDQVEEHFSDQGMREAAEDISARLDQAIEEARTLARGPAAEAASPAPVAAPPVDAPPEQTLEIDTAEEPAFVLEISGEMLEKFVQEGDELLQNVEQDLLKWEEIRENPTIIASLFRNVHSFKGNCGFFGVADMERLSHQMETLLDAVKSGRDFGLRPGEVMLGLIDVLREALGDLARGGSGRIANLDAYLRQLADILAEETPAAAVEEVPQAVNCVAPIAEAPEPPQAAAPILAKPAPVRTEAKPKPVENKPAATASQAPLKRQDIRVDLEKLDNLINLIGEIVIAENMLVRNPDLDGLELENFNKAGQHMSKLVRELQETAMIIRMIPVSGLFRRMIRLVHDISLKAGKKVDLRLSGEETEMDKTVIETITDPLVHILRNSCDHGIEPPAERLKAGKPEKGVVKLSACHEEGEVWITIEDDGRGLDRDKLLAKAISKGLVEGDGSDMSDKAVYNLIFAPGFSTAEKITDISGRGVGMDVVRQNLDKIKGRVDVHSRKGQGTRITLRIPLTLAIIDGMLVRVGQTKAIVPTLAIREAFRPQADAVTHTPDGDHLVRVRERFLPVVRLHEILRKEPDSHQIEDGILIVLENQDASICLLVDEILGQQQTVIKGLSDYIGSVRAVSGCTIMGNGEVCLILDIGSLMEISQGESLGSN is encoded by the coding sequence ATGGTTAGCGACGACCAGATTGAAATCATTCAGGAATTCGTTCAGGAAAGCCGCGACATGATCGACCAGCTCGAACCGACCATCATCGAGCTGGGACAGAGCGTGCACGACGTGCAGTGCTGGGAGACCCTCGGCTGCACGGACACTCAGTGCTCGCGCCACGGCCACCCCAGCGATTTTCCCTGCTGGCTGGAAATGGGCCACATCGCCGAGGGCAGCGGCCGCTGCATCTACACCGAATCCAAGCAGGACTGCCTCAATTGCCGGGTGTTTCAATCCATCAACGGCGACGGCAAAACCATGAACGCCATCTTCCGCCTGTTTCACTCCATGAAGGGCAGCGCGGGCTTTCTGGAATTCGACGACATCACGCGTGTGGCTCACACGGCGGAAAACCTGCTGGATCTAATTCGCAACGGCGGCATCCGCATGCAGCCCGCGCATGTCAACCTGCTGTGCGCCAGCTGCGACTTCGCCAAGGCGGCCCTCGATCAGGTCGAGGAACACTTCAGCGACCAGGGCATGCGCGAAGCCGCCGAGGACATCAGCGCGCGCCTCGACCAGGCCATCGAAGAGGCCCGCACCCTGGCCCGCGGTCCCGCCGCGGAGGCGGCAAGTCCCGCGCCCGTCGCCGCCCCACCGGTTGATGCGCCGCCCGAGCAAACACTCGAGATCGACACCGCCGAGGAGCCGGCCTTCGTGCTGGAAATCTCCGGAGAGATGCTGGAAAAATTCGTACAGGAAGGCGACGAACTGCTGCAAAACGTCGAGCAGGATCTGCTCAAATGGGAAGAGATCAGGGAGAATCCCACCATCATCGCCAGCCTGTTCCGCAACGTGCACAGCTTTAAGGGCAACTGCGGCTTTTTCGGCGTGGCCGACATGGAGCGACTCTCCCACCAGATGGAAACCCTGCTCGACGCGGTCAAGTCGGGCCGGGATTTCGGCCTGCGGCCGGGCGAGGTCATGCTCGGCCTGATCGATGTGCTGCGCGAAGCGCTGGGCGACCTCGCGCGCGGCGGCAGCGGCCGCATCGCCAACCTCGATGCCTACCTCAGGCAACTGGCCGATATTTTGGCCGAGGAAACGCCCGCCGCGGCCGTTGAGGAGGTGCCGCAGGCCGTAAACTGCGTCGCACCGATCGCCGAAGCCCCTGAGCCGCCGCAAGCCGCCGCGCCGATCCTGGCGAAGCCGGCACCCGTGCGCACCGAGGCCAAACCCAAGCCCGTGGAGAACAAGCCCGCTGCCACCGCCAGCCAGGCACCCCTTAAGCGCCAGGACATCCGTGTCGATCTGGAAAAGCTCGACAACCTCATCAATCTCATCGGCGAAATCGTCATCGCCGAGAACATGCTGGTGCGCAATCCCGACCTCGACGGCCTGGAACTGGAAAACTTTAACAAGGCCGGCCAGCACATGAGCAAGCTGGTGCGCGAGCTGCAGGAAACCGCCATGATCATCCGCATGATCCCGGTTTCCGGGCTGTTTCGCCGCATGATCCGCCTGGTGCACGATATCTCGCTGAAGGCGGGCAAGAAGGTCGACCTGCGGCTTTCCGGCGAAGAGACGGAGATGGATAAGACGGTGATCGAAACCATCACCGATCCCCTGGTGCATATCCTGCGCAATTCCTGCGATCACGGCATCGAGCCGCCCGCCGAGCGCTTGAAGGCGGGCAAGCCGGAGAAGGGGGTGGTCAAGCTCTCGGCCTGCCACGAGGAGGGCGAGGTGTGGATCACCATCGAGGACGACGGCCGCGGCCTTGATCGCGACAAGCTGCTGGCCAAGGCCATCAGCAAGGGATTGGTGGAGGGCGACGGTTCCGACATGTCGGACAAGGCGGTCTACAACCTGATTTTCGCGCCCGGCTTTTCCACCGCGGAGAAGATCACCGATATCTCGGGGCGCGGGGTGGGCATGGACGTGGTGCGCCAGAATCTCGACAAGATCAAGGGCCGGGTCGACGTGCACAGCCGCAAGGGCCAGGGCACCCGTATCACCCTGCGCATTCCCCTGACCCTGGCGATCATCGACGGCATGCTGGTGCGCGTCGGCCAGACCAAGGCCATCGTGCCGACCCTGGCGATTCGCGAGGCGTTTCGGCCCCAGGCCGACGCCGTCACCCACACCCCCGACGGCGATCACCTGGTGCGGGTGCGCGAGCGCTTTCTGCCGGTGGTGCGCCTGCATGAAATTCTGCGCAAGGAGCCCGACTCCCACCAGATCGAGGACGGCATCCTCATCGTGCTGGAAAACCAGGACGCCAGCATCTGTCTGCTGGTCGACGAGATCCTCGGCCAGCAGCAAACGGTCATCAAGGGGCTCTCCGACTACATCGGCTCGGTGCGCGCCGTCTCTGGCTGCACCATCATGGGCAACGGCGAAGTCTGCCTGATTCTCGACATCGGCAGCCTCATGGAAATCAGCCAAGGCGAAAGCCTGGGGAGCAACTGA
- a CDS encoding protein-glutamate methylesterase/protein-glutamine glutaminase codes for MTLKKVRVLVVDDSALVRQILTQGLDADPAIEVVGSAADPYQARDKIVQLNPDVLTLDVEMPRMDGVEFLRRLMPQHPLPVVMVSSLTQKGKQITIDALEAGAVDFVAKPTSDVARGLQAMMLELRVKVKIASTANVSHWKSRRDSVTAPPPRPPLTAPAALAESTDKVIAIGASTGGTEAIKKVITRFPATGPGVVIVQHMPAGFTKMFAERLNQLCPMEVKEAASGDRVMPGRILVAPGEKQMRVIRSGGFYQVSCEPGEKVSGHCPSVDVLMHSVAKHVGANAVGAMLTGMGADGADGMAAMRQAGARCIAQDEASCVVFGMPKVAYERGGAEKLVSIDDIAPTLLRLLSEKRA; via the coding sequence ATGACGTTGAAAAAAGTCCGGGTACTGGTGGTGGACGATTCGGCGCTGGTGCGCCAGATCCTCACCCAGGGCCTCGATGCCGACCCCGCCATCGAGGTGGTGGGATCGGCCGCCGATCCCTACCAGGCACGCGACAAAATCGTGCAACTCAATCCCGACGTGCTGACTCTCGATGTGGAGATGCCGCGCATGGACGGCGTGGAATTCCTGCGCCGCCTCATGCCCCAGCATCCCCTACCGGTGGTCATGGTCAGCTCGCTGACGCAAAAGGGCAAACAGATCACCATCGACGCCCTGGAGGCCGGGGCGGTGGATTTCGTCGCCAAACCGACCAGCGATGTCGCCCGCGGCCTGCAGGCGATGATGCTCGAATTGCGCGTCAAGGTGAAGATCGCCTCCACGGCCAATGTCTCGCACTGGAAAAGCCGGCGCGACAGCGTCACCGCACCGCCGCCGCGCCCGCCCCTGACGGCTCCGGCGGCCCTGGCCGAATCCACCGACAAGGTCATCGCCATCGGCGCCTCCACCGGCGGCACCGAGGCGATCAAGAAGGTCATCACCCGCTTTCCCGCCACCGGCCCCGGGGTGGTCATCGTGCAGCACATGCCGGCGGGCTTCACCAAGATGTTCGCCGAGCGCCTCAACCAGCTCTGCCCCATGGAGGTCAAGGAAGCCGCCAGCGGCGACCGCGTCATGCCCGGCCGCATCCTGGTGGCGCCCGGCGAAAAACAGATGCGCGTAATCCGCTCGGGGGGCTTCTACCAGGTGAGCTGCGAGCCGGGAGAAAAGGTCAGCGGCCACTGCCCCTCCGTCGACGTGCTCATGCATTCGGTGGCCAAGCATGTGGGCGCCAACGCGGTGGGCGCCATGCTCACGGGCATGGGCGCCGACGGTGCCGACGGCATGGCGGCCATGCGTCAGGCCGGCGCGCGCTGCATCGCCCAGGATGAGGCGAGCTGCGTGGTGTTCGGCATGCCCAAGGTGGCCTATGAGCGCGGCGGCGCCGAAAAGCTGGTCTCCATCGACGATATCGCGCCGACGCTGCTGCGCCTGCTCAGTGAGAAACGCGCATGA
- a CDS encoding chemotaxis protein CheD: MSNMILGIGDLGASKNPEDTVKTFALGSCVAVIMLDPKTRTVGMVHCALPEARINPAKAQERPGYFADSGIPALLKEMARHGCDPTGRGFIVKLAGGAKVMDPNDTFNIGKRNLLAAKKILWAQGLGAVAEDVGGNFSRTVTITVRTGEVMLSSPGRPNWKL; encoded by the coding sequence ATGAGTAACATGATTCTGGGCATCGGCGATCTGGGCGCCAGCAAGAATCCCGAGGACACGGTCAAGACCTTCGCCCTGGGCTCTTGCGTCGCGGTGATCATGCTCGACCCCAAGACCCGTACCGTGGGCATGGTGCACTGCGCCCTGCCCGAGGCGCGCATCAATCCGGCCAAGGCGCAGGAGCGCCCGGGCTACTTTGCCGACTCCGGCATTCCCGCCCTGCTCAAGGAAATGGCGCGCCACGGCTGCGACCCCACGGGACGCGGTTTTATCGTCAAGCTCGCCGGGGGCGCCAAGGTCATGGACCCCAACGACACCTTCAACATCGGCAAGCGCAACCTGCTGGCCGCCAAAAAAATCCTCTGGGCACAGGGATTAGGGGCGGTGGCCGAAGACGTCGGCGGAAATTTCAGCCGCACGGTGACCATCACCGTGCGCACCGGCGAGGTGATGCTCTCCTCCCCGGGCCGCCCCAACTGGAAACTCTAA
- a CDS encoding CheR family methyltransferase → MFEQRLESASALEAAGGGLMSISDEEFELLRRLIKSRFGINLTDQKKSLVVGRLQKLLRSTGFASFHAYYEHLVNDKNEGALSELINRISTNHTYFNREKAHFDYFQQTALPAVVERLRQEGSRDLRIWCAGCSSGEEAYTLQMLMLEYFGGDYGRWDAGILATDISERVLSIAQAGIYPQERVMQLPEGLQRKYFRRLPDGSSQVVESVRNEVTLRRFNLMNERFPFKKPFHIIFCRNVMIYFDQPTRETLVGKFHQLTVPGGYLFIGHSETLGRNHSLYRYVMPAVFQKGA, encoded by the coding sequence ATGTTCGAGCAACGCCTGGAATCAGCATCCGCCCTCGAGGCAGCCGGCGGCGGACTCATGTCCATCAGCGACGAGGAGTTCGAGCTGCTGCGGCGCCTGATCAAGAGCCGCTTCGGCATCAACCTCACCGACCAGAAAAAATCCCTGGTGGTGGGCCGGTTGCAGAAGCTGCTGCGCAGCACCGGATTTGCGTCCTTCCACGCCTATTACGAACATCTGGTCAACGACAAGAACGAGGGCGCGCTCTCGGAACTGATCAACCGCATCTCCACCAACCACACCTATTTCAACCGGGAGAAGGCGCATTTCGACTATTTTCAGCAGACCGCCCTGCCCGCCGTGGTCGAAAGGCTCAGGCAAGAGGGCAGCCGCGATCTGCGCATCTGGTGCGCCGGGTGCTCCTCGGGCGAGGAAGCCTATACCCTGCAGATGCTCATGCTCGAGTATTTCGGCGGCGATTACGGCCGCTGGGACGCGGGCATCCTCGCCACCGATATTTCCGAACGGGTGCTCTCCATCGCCCAGGCCGGAATTTATCCCCAGGAGCGGGTCATGCAGTTGCCCGAAGGGCTGCAACGCAAGTATTTCCGCCGCCTGCCCGACGGTAGCAGCCAGGTCGTCGAAAGCGTGCGCAACGAGGTCACCCTGCGGCGCTTCAACCTGATGAACGAGCGGTTTCCCTTCAAGAAACCTTTTCACATCATTTTTTGCCGCAATGTCATGATTTACTTCGACCAGCCGACGCGTGAAACCCTGGTCGGAAAATTCCATCAATTAACGGTGCCCGGCGGTTATCTGTTCATCGGCCACTCGGAAACCCTGGGCCGCAACCATTCCCTTTATCGCTACGTGATGCCCGCCGTATTCCAGAAGGGAGCCTGA